A part of Streptomyces sp. NBC_01210 genomic DNA contains:
- a CDS encoding ThiF family adenylyltransferase — MHPTVKPALRRAWRERQTVQFGATPAHAVMVGPVDTATGALIELLDGTRGLPWLRQEARSIGLPEGQLDALVNRLTAAGLLDDPTAGGPAADALRKRVGALDRLRPDLASLSVVHPEPGGGIRRLAARRAIRVQVRGAGRVGATVAAVLSAAGVGRVDVLDGGCTEPWDVAPGGLPTKAVGERRDAAARQLVRRSAPGRPPRAAESAGAAECAEPGLSLVIVAPRDGLAAYAPDPAAAEDWIATGTPHLYAGVVEGTGVVGPLVLPGGTACAGCLELSRAERDPARPRLLAQWRSGRRKTVPACDIALATAVAGMTAAHALSFLDGELPASTGARWETSLPLLDWRSETVTPHLDCVCSADGKSEREHTSGIGPPHETMAG, encoded by the coding sequence ATGCATCCGACGGTGAAGCCTGCCTTGCGGCGGGCATGGCGAGAGCGACAGACCGTGCAGTTCGGGGCGACACCCGCGCATGCGGTGATGGTCGGTCCGGTGGACACCGCGACAGGTGCCCTGATCGAGCTGCTCGACGGGACGCGGGGGTTGCCGTGGCTGCGCCAGGAGGCGCGGTCGATAGGTCTGCCGGAAGGACAATTGGACGCTCTGGTGAACCGGTTGACGGCGGCGGGGCTGCTCGACGATCCGACGGCAGGCGGCCCGGCGGCCGATGCGCTACGGAAACGGGTCGGCGCCCTTGACCGGCTGCGCCCCGACCTGGCGTCGCTCTCCGTGGTCCATCCGGAACCGGGCGGCGGGATACGGCGCCTGGCAGCCCGGCGGGCCATACGTGTCCAGGTCCGGGGCGCGGGACGGGTCGGTGCGACGGTAGCCGCGGTGCTCTCGGCGGCCGGTGTGGGCCGGGTGGATGTGCTGGACGGCGGATGTACTGAGCCGTGGGACGTGGCGCCCGGCGGGCTGCCGACGAAGGCGGTCGGTGAGCGGCGGGACGCGGCGGCCCGGCAGCTGGTGCGGCGGTCCGCGCCCGGCCGTCCGCCGCGCGCGGCCGAGTCGGCAGGGGCCGCGGAGTGCGCTGAGCCCGGTCTCTCCCTTGTCATCGTCGCGCCACGGGACGGCCTGGCGGCCTATGCCCCCGATCCGGCCGCAGCCGAGGACTGGATCGCCACCGGGACACCCCATCTGTATGCGGGAGTTGTCGAAGGGACCGGTGTGGTGGGTCCGCTGGTGCTGCCCGGCGGTACGGCCTGTGCCGGGTGTCTGGAGTTGAGCAGGGCGGAGCGCGACCCGGCGCGGCCCAGGCTGCTGGCACAGTGGCGCTCGGGCCGCCGGAAAACTGTGCCGGCCTGCGATATCGCTCTTGCCACGGCCGTGGCAGGGATGACGGCGGCGCACGCGCTGTCGTTTCTCGACGGGGAGCTGCCCGCGAGTACCGGGGCGCGCTGGGAGACTTCACTGCCTCTGCTTGACTGGCGATCGGAGACGGTCACCCCGCACCTCGACTGTGTCTGCAGTGCGGATGGGAAGAGTGAGAGGGAGCACACCTCGGGGATCGGGCCGCCGCACGAGACAATGGCCGGGTAA
- a CDS encoding M48 metallopeptidase family protein, which produces MSVDPSPRLAGETPPHSAGSQQRSATSHPPRGSGTSAVEVRRSARRSRTVSAYREGDRTIVLIPARMSEAEEQRWVSVMLDKLAAQESKRILGDTELADRAERLSAQYFDGRARPTSVRWVTNQNTRWGSCTPAEGSIRLSHRLQGMPEYVVDYVLVHELAHLLVPGHGPRFWRLLEAYPRTERAKGYLEGVVAADRLPHLPAARGE; this is translated from the coding sequence GTGTCCGTCGACCCTTCCCCTCGCCTCGCTGGGGAGACCCCACCGCACAGCGCCGGAAGCCAACAGCGCAGCGCGACAAGCCACCCGCCCCGTGGATCGGGGACGAGTGCGGTCGAGGTCCGCAGGAGCGCCCGGCGCAGCAGAACGGTCTCGGCCTACCGGGAGGGTGACCGGACCATCGTCCTCATCCCCGCCAGGATGTCGGAGGCGGAGGAGCAGCGCTGGGTCAGCGTGATGCTCGACAAGCTCGCAGCGCAGGAGAGCAAGCGGATCCTCGGCGACACCGAACTGGCCGATCGTGCCGAGCGATTGTCCGCCCAGTACTTCGACGGACGCGCAAGACCGACATCCGTGCGATGGGTGACGAACCAGAACACCCGCTGGGGCTCCTGCACTCCGGCGGAGGGCAGCATCCGCCTGTCACACCGCCTGCAGGGGATGCCGGAGTATGTCGTCGACTACGTGCTCGTCCATGAGCTGGCCCATCTGCTGGTGCCCGGCCACGGCCCGCGGTTCTGGCGGCTGCTGGAGGCGTACCCCCGCACCGAGCGGGCCAAGGGTTATCTCGAAGGCGTCGTCGCAGCCGACCGGCTGCCGCATCTGCCCGCCGCACGCGGAGAGTGA